One Burkholderia gladioli genomic window, CTCGACCAGCTGAAGCAGTACACCACCGTCGTCGCCGATACCGGTGATTTCCAGCAGCTCGCGCAGTATCAGCCCCAGGATGCGACCACCAATCCCTCGCTGATCCTGAAGGCGGTCCAGAAGGATGCCTACAAGCCGCTGCTCGAGAAGACCGTGCGCGACCACGCCGGCGAATCGACCGACGTCATCATCGATCGCCTGCTGATCGCCTTCGGCACCGAAATCCTCAAGATCATCCCGGGCCGCGTCTCGACCGAGGTCGACGCGCGCCTGTCGTTCGACGCCCAGGCCTCGATCGACAAGGGCCGCGAACTGATCCGCCTCTACGAAGCCGCCGGCATCGGCCGCGAGCGCGTGCTGATCAAGCTCGCCTCGACCTGGGAAGGAATCCGCGCCGCCGAGGTCCTGCAGAAGGAAGGCATCAAGTGCAACATGACCCTGCTGTTCTCGCTGGCGCAGGCGGCCGCCTGCGCCGAGGCCGGCGCGCAACTGATCTCGCCCTTCGTCGGGCGCATCTATGACTGGTACAAGAAGCAGGCCGGCGCCAACTGGGACGAGGTCAAGAACGGCGGCGCGAACGATCCGGGCGTGCAGTCGGTGCGCCGCATCTACGCCTACTACAAGAAGTTCGGCTACAAGACCGAGGTGATGGGCGCGAGCTTCCGCACCGTCGCGCAGATCACCGAGCTGGCCGGCTGCGACCTGCTGACGATCAGCCCCGAGCTGCTGCAGAAGCTGCACGAGAGCAATGACAAGCTCGAGCGCAAGCTGTCGCCGGACAGCGCGCAGGATGCGCCGGCCGAGCGCGTTGCAATCGACGAATCCGCCTTCCGCTTCCAGCTCAACGACGACGCGATGGCTACCGAGAAGCTCGCCGAGGGCATCCGCGCCTTCGCGGCCGACGCGATCAAGCTCGAAGGCCTGATCGAAGCGCTGCGCTAAGCCTCCCCCGGCGCGGGCCGCGCCCGCGCCGGCCGGCAACACCCCCGACGGCCGCCTCGCGCGGCCGTTGTCATGTGCGCGCCGCCCGGCACGCACTACACTTCTCGTCACGGGGCGCCGCGCCCCGCCTTCATCGTGCTCGTCAGCAGGCCGAACCAGGTCGGACGAGCCCACCAGGAGACGACGATGCAAGTCCAAGCCTATCTGTTCTTCGGCGGACGCTGCGACGAGGCGATCGCGTTCTATCGCGACGCGATCGGCGCCGAGGTCCAGATGCTGATGCGCCACAAGGATGCGCCTCCCAATCCCGGCCAGCCGCTCGATCCGGCGCTGGCCGACAAGGTGATGCACGCCAGCCTGCGGATCGGCGAATCGCAACTGATGTGCTCGGACGGCGATTGCCGGCCCGGCGCGCCGCAGCAGACTCACGACGGTTATTCCCTGTCGCTGAACCCGGCCACGCTCGACGAGGGCCGGCGCATCTTCGAGGCGCTCGCCGGCGGCGGCTCGGTGGCGATGCCCTTCGGCCCGACCTTCTGGGCGCTCGGTTTCGGCATGCTGCGCGATCGCTTCGGCGTGCACTGGATGGTCAACGTCGAGGATCCGGCCGCGCGCCCCTGATCAGCAGCCCTGATCGATCGAGCCGCGTTCCCGAAAAGCACGAGGCCGGCCCCGCCGCGTCAGGCGGGAGCCGGCCTCGATCCTTCATGCGCGGCGGGCAGGCCCGCCGCCGCGTCACCCCGCCCTCAACCTTCGGCCACGTCGAGATAGTCCTCGGGCCGCGTGCGATCCTCGGCGCGCGCCATGCCGACCACGCGCACCGCCACGCTGACCACCACCGCCACCACCAGGTTCACCGCCAGCGACCAGATCGCCGCGTAGCCGGGAATCGCCATGCCGAACAGATGTATCGTGAAGATCGAGCCCGCCAGCTTCAGCGAGATCGCCATCCAGGTACCGCAGACGATGCCGGCGGCCCAGCCAACCAGCAGGCCGCGATGATCGAGCACGCGCGTGTAGAGCCCGAGCACGATCGCCGGCAGGGTCTGGATGATCCAGATCCCGCCCAGCAACTGGAGCTGGATCGCGTAGGTCAGCGGCAGCCCGAGGATGAAGGCCACCGCGCCCACCTTCACGATCAGCGAGACCAGCTTGGCGACGTTGGTCTCCTGGTGATGCGTCATGTTGCGGTTGATGAACTCGCGATGGATGTTGCGCGTATAGAGGTTGGCCGCCGCGATCGACATGATCGCGGCCGGCACCAGTGCGCCGATGCCGATCGCCGCGAAGGCCACGCCAACGAACCACGAGGGGAAGAAGTGCAGGAACAGCGCCGGCACCGCGAAGTTGGCGCCATAGGCCTTGAAGTACGGCGCGAACTCCGGCATGTCCTTCACGCCCGAGGCCAGCGCCATGTAGCCGAGCAGCGCGAGCAGGCCCAGCACGAAGGAATAGGCCGGCAGCATCGCCATGTTGCGGCGGATGGTGTTGCCCGACTTCGAGGACAGGATCGCGGTGACCGAGTGCGGATAGAGGAACAGCGCCAGCGCCGAGCCCACCGCCAGCGTCGCGTAGGCGCTGTAGCCGTTCAGGCTGTCCACGTCGGGCGCCTTGAGCAGCAGCTTGGGCGGCGGCACGCTGCCGAAGATATGGCCGAAGCCGCCCAGTTGCGAGGGGATCACGATGATGGCCGCGGCGATCGTCACGTAGATCAGGATGTCCTTGACGATCGCGATCATGGCCGGCGCGCGCAGCCCCGAGGTGTAGGTGTAGGCGGCCAGGATCGCGAAGGCGATGATCAGCGGCAGGTCGCCCATCAGCCCGCGCGTGTCGAAGCCGAGCCCGCCGATCACCACCTCGATGCCCACCAGCTGCAGCGCGATGTAGGGCATGGTGGCGACGATGCCGGTCACCGCCACGGCCAGCGCCAGCATGCGGCTGCCGTAGCGCGCGCCGACGAAGTCGGCCGCCGTCACGTAGCCGTGCCGCTTGGCGATGCTCCAGAGCTTGGGGAACACCACGAAGGCGAACGGGTAGATCAGGATCGTGTAGGGCAGCGCGAAGAAGCCCATCGCGCCGGCGCCGAACACCAGGGCCGGCACCGCCACGAAGGTGTAGGCGGTGTAGAGGTCGCCGCCGAGCAGGAACCAGGTGACGATGGTGCCGAAGCGCCGCCCGCCCAGGCCCCATTCGTCGAGATGGGCGAGATCGCCGCGGCGCCAGTGCGCGGCGAGGAAGCCGAGGATCGTCACGCCGACGAAGAACAGCACGAACACGAAGGTGGCGGTCAGGTTCATTGCGCGTCCTCCTTGGCGGGATTGGCGCGCCAGCAATGCTTGGTCTTGCTGTAGACGAAGCCGGTGATCGCCGCGCTGCCGAACACCCAGGCAAGCTGATACCAGTAGAAGAACGGGAATCCGAGCCATTGCGGCTCGACCTTGCTGTACGACGGCACCCAGACCATCGCGATGACTGGCAGCACCAGCAGCCAGAGCCAGCGTTTGGCGGCCTGGTTGGCGTTGGCTTCGTGAGCCATGGCGTCTCCTCTTGTGTCTCTTATGCCCGGTTATTTAGATGTCTTGAACGGGTACGACGATGCGAGGAAACGCGGGCGGATCCACTGCCGCGAGCCCAGGCTTACAGAGTATAAGAGTCCGAAATGTCGTCAGATACGCGGGCGAACCCGGAGCGCGGCGGGAGACGGGAGGCGGATGCGACGCCGCCGGCGGGGAGGCCGGCGGCGCGGGGCGCGGGCGGGAGCCCGGCCGGGAAACCGTCAGATCGTGAAGTCCGGCGAGGCGTCGCCGAGCTCGGCTTTCGATGCTTTCAAGGCTTTCACCCACTGGCGCGCGGGCAGCTTCAGCGTGTGCTCGAGATGCGCCGCGCGCGCCTCGAGCTGCGCGTAGGACACCGACAGGGCCGGGCCCGAGAAGGCCAGCGCGACGCGATTGCCCTCGTGCACTTCCGGCAGCGCGATCACGCGCGAATCGAAGGCCGCATTGAGGTGCTTCATGTTGCGCACGAAGCTCGGGTGATCGCCGAACAGGTTGATGGTGGCCACGCCGGCTTCGGCCAGGCAGCCGCGCACCGCGCGATAGAAGGCCATGCTGTCGAGCACCGGGCCGCGCGCGGTGGCGTCGTACAGGTCGATCTGCAGGGCGCCGGTGGTGCCTCGGTTGGCCGCGTCGTTGACGAAGTCCCAGGCGTCGGCCTCGTGCACCGTCAGGCGCTCGTCGTCGGGCGGCAGCGCGAACATCGAATGCGCGGCGATGATCACCGCCGGATTCAGCTCGACCGCCTCGACGCGCGCCGGCGCCAGGTAGGCATGCGCGAACTTGGTCAGCGCGCCGGTGCCCAGGCCCAGCTGGACGATCCGCTCGGGCGTGTCGAGGAACAGCAGCCAGGCCATCATCTGCTGCGCGTATTCGAGCTCGATCGCCAACGGCCTGGACAGCCGCATCGCGCCCTGCACCCACTCGGTGCCGAAATGCAGGTAGCGCACGCCGCGCTCCTCGGAGAACGTGACCGGCGCGAAGCGCGGCTTGCGCGGCGCCTCGATCAGCGGTGCGTCGCTCAGGTCGTCGCGGTTCGCGCGCGATTTGGTCCGCACCTCGGGGCGCTGGGCGAGGGTTTCGTCGTCGCGCGCGTTGTCGCGGCGAAACGCGCGCGCCTCGGCGGACGCACGCTTGATCAGTCGGGTCATCTGGATGGATCGCGCAGGCCGCGCGACTCGGTGAAAACGGGAGGATCGAGAGCATAGCACCGGCGCGGCGCGGGCGGCCAGACGCAGCCACCGAATCCGCCGTGCGTCGATGCGCGGCTTCGTGTCAGGCCAGGAAGGCGGCCAGCACACGCCATTGCAGCAGCTTGTCCGCATAAGGCAGCGCCGCGTAGGCGGGGCTGCTCGACGGCAGCCCGAGCAGCGTGTAGGCGGCGCCGTGCTCGCCCAGCGCGCGCGTGCCGAGCCTGGCCGCCGTGCCGCCGTTGAAGGCGATCGCCGCGAGCCGCGGCAGGCTTTGCACCAGGGTGACGAGATCGTTGCTGGCGTGGTCGCGGATCCGGCTGTCGAGGCTGCCGATGCGGGTGGCCTCGGCCACCACGTCCCACAGGCCGATGCCGTGCCGCTGCAGGGTTTGCAGCCGCTGCGCGTAGTCGAGGGCGACCAGCTCGGTGCCGAGCACCTCGCCGAGCAGGCGCCAGAAGCGGTTCTGGGGATGCGCGTAATAGCGGCTCTGCGCCAGCGAGACCTCGCCGGGCAGGCTGCCGAGGATCAGCACGCGCGTGTGTTCGTCCACCACCGGAGGGAAGCTGCGCTTGAGCGCCTGCGGCCCCTCGCTCATGCGGCCGAATCCGACTCGCGCGCGAGCTCGAGCGCGCCGGCCCCGCCCACGCGCCGCCACAAGGCCGGCAACATGCACTCGCTGACCATCAGCGGCGCGCCGTGCCGCTCGAACACCGAGCGGCGCGCGGCGAACGCATGCGGCAGCGGCTCGCCCGCGGGCAGGGCTCGCGCCGCCAGCAGGTGCAGCGGATGGCCGGCGATCACGCGCCGGCTCACCAGGGCCGAGCGGGACACCCGCGCATCGCTGTAGAGCAGCTCGGCGAGCGGCCGCGTGCGCAGCCGGCGGATCGCCTGCCACACGCCGCGGCTCGCACCGAGCGGCGTGAGGCTGTGCGCGGCGACGCAAGGTTCGCCGTCGACGCTGAGCACCACCTCGCGCACCCAGCAGGCCTGGCGCGGCACGACCGCCAGCGCGGCCGGCTCGTCGGCCCAGGGCACCGCCACGGCCTCGCGCGTGACGCGCACGCTGACCGCGCCGAGCGTGGCCAGGTGCGCCGTCAGCGAACCGCCGCGCGTGAGCCAATCGCGGGGCGCGGCACCCAGGCCGGGACGCGGCACCACGCGCCAGTGCGCGTCGGCCGCGTCGAAGCGCGGCCGTGTCACGCGGCGCGCGACAGCAGCAGCGCGTTGGTGCGCTTGACGAAGGCGGCCGGATCTTCCAGCGCGCCGCCCTCGGCCAGCAGCGCCTGGTCGAGCAGCAGGTGGCACCAGTCGGCGAAATCGGCGCCTTCGGGCTGCAGCTGCTTGATCAGCGGATGCTCGGGGTTGATCTCGAGGATCGGCTGCATCGCCGGCGCCTGCTGGCCGGCCGCCTTCAGCATGCGCTGCAGGTAGCCGCTCATGTCGTTGTCGTCGGCCACCAGGCAGGAGGGCGAATCGGTCAGGCGGAAGGTCACGCGCACTTCCTTGACCTTGTCGCCGAGCGTTTCCTTGATCTTCTCGACCACCGGCTTCATCGCCTCGCCGGTTTCCTCCTGCGCCTTCTTCTCCTCGTCGTCGAGCGCGCCGAGATCGAGGTCGCCGCGCGCCACGCTGGCCAGCGGCTTGCCGTCGAACTCGTTCAGGTAGGACAGCATCCACTCGTCGACGCGATCGGTCAGCAGCAGCACCTCGACGCCCTTCTTGCGGAACACCTCGAGATGCGGGCTGTGGGTGGCGGCCTGCCAGGTGTCGGCCGTGACGTAGTAGATCTTGCTCTGCTCGGGCTTCATGCGCGAGACGTAGTCGGCCAGCGAGACGTTCTGCTCGGCCGTCTCGCCCTGCGTCGAGGCGAAGCGCAGCAGCTTGGCGACGCGCTCGCGGTTGGCGTTGTCCTCGCCGATGCCTTCCTTCAGGACCTGGCCGAACTCGGTCCAGAAGGTCTTGTACTTGTCCTTGCCGGCATCGTCCTCGGCGTTCGCGAGTTCCTCCAGCATCGACAGCGTGCGCTTGGTCACGCCGTCGCGGATGGTGCGCACGTCACGGCTTTCCTGCAGGATCTCGCGCGAGACGTTGAGCGGCAGGTCGGCCGAGTCGACGACGCCCTTCACGAAGCGCAGGTACTGCGGCAGCAGTTGCTCGGCGTCGTCCATGATGAACACGCGCTTCACGTACAGCTTCAGGCCGCCGCGGTAGTCGCGGTTCCACATGTCGAAGGGCGCGTGCGCCGGCACGTAGAGCAGTTGCGTGTACTCGCTGCGGCCCTCGACGCGGTTGTGGGTCCAGGCCAGCGGGTCCTGGTGGTCGTGCGCGACGTGCTGGTAGAACTGCTTGTACTGCTCTTCGGTGATGTCCTGCTTGGAACGGGTCCAGAGCGCGCTGGCCTGGTTGACGGTCTCGTCCTCGTC contains:
- the tal gene encoding transaldolase; amino-acid sequence: MTTALDQLKQYTTVVADTGDFQQLAQYQPQDATTNPSLILKAVQKDAYKPLLEKTVRDHAGESTDVIIDRLLIAFGTEILKIIPGRVSTEVDARLSFDAQASIDKGRELIRLYEAAGIGRERVLIKLASTWEGIRAAEVLQKEGIKCNMTLLFSLAQAAACAEAGAQLISPFVGRIYDWYKKQAGANWDEVKNGGANDPGVQSVRRIYAYYKKFGYKTEVMGASFRTVAQITELAGCDLLTISPELLQKLHESNDKLERKLSPDSAQDAPAERVAIDESAFRFQLNDDAMATEKLAEGIRAFAADAIKLEGLIEALR
- a CDS encoding VOC family protein is translated as MQVQAYLFFGGRCDEAIAFYRDAIGAEVQMLMRHKDAPPNPGQPLDPALADKVMHASLRIGESQLMCSDGDCRPGAPQQTHDGYSLSLNPATLDEGRRIFEALAGGGSVAMPFGPTFWALGFGMLRDRFGVHWMVNVEDPAARP
- the mctP gene encoding monocarboxylate uptake permease MctP, encoding MNLTATFVFVLFFVGVTILGFLAAHWRRGDLAHLDEWGLGGRRFGTIVTWFLLGGDLYTAYTFVAVPALVFGAGAMGFFALPYTILIYPFAFVVFPKLWSIAKRHGYVTAADFVGARYGSRMLALAVAVTGIVATMPYIALQLVGIEVVIGGLGFDTRGLMGDLPLIIAFAILAAYTYTSGLRAPAMIAIVKDILIYVTIAAAIIVIPSQLGGFGHIFGSVPPPKLLLKAPDVDSLNGYSAYATLAVGSALALFLYPHSVTAILSSKSGNTIRRNMAMLPAYSFVLGLLALLGYMALASGVKDMPEFAPYFKAYGANFAVPALFLHFFPSWFVGVAFAAIGIGALVPAAIMSIAAANLYTRNIHREFINRNMTHHQETNVAKLVSLIVKVGAVAFILGLPLTYAIQLQLLGGIWIIQTLPAIVLGLYTRVLDHRGLLVGWAAGIVCGTWMAISLKLAGSIFTIHLFGMAIPGYAAIWSLAVNLVVAVVVSVAVRVVGMARAEDRTRPEDYLDVAEG
- a CDS encoding DUF3311 domain-containing protein; its protein translation is MAHEANANQAAKRWLWLLVLPVIAMVWVPSYSKVEPQWLGFPFFYWYQLAWVFGSAAITGFVYSKTKHCWRANPAKEDAQ
- a CDS encoding spermidine synthase, which produces MTRLIKRASAEARAFRRDNARDDETLAQRPEVRTKSRANRDDLSDAPLIEAPRKPRFAPVTFSEERGVRYLHFGTEWVQGAMRLSRPLAIELEYAQQMMAWLLFLDTPERIVQLGLGTGALTKFAHAYLAPARVEAVELNPAVIIAAHSMFALPPDDERLTVHEADAWDFVNDAANRGTTGALQIDLYDATARGPVLDSMAFYRAVRGCLAEAGVATINLFGDHPSFVRNMKHLNAAFDSRVIALPEVHEGNRVALAFSGPALSVSYAQLEARAAHLEHTLKLPARQWVKALKASKAELGDASPDFTI
- a CDS encoding DNA-deoxyinosine glycosylase — protein: MSEGPQALKRSFPPVVDEHTRVLILGSLPGEVSLAQSRYYAHPQNRFWRLLGEVLGTELVALDYAQRLQTLQRHGIGLWDVVAEATRIGSLDSRIRDHASNDLVTLVQSLPRLAAIAFNGGTAARLGTRALGEHGAAYTLLGLPSSSPAYAALPYADKLLQWRVLAAFLA
- a CDS encoding chorismate--pyruvate lyase family protein; amino-acid sequence: MTRPRFDAADAHWRVVPRPGLGAAPRDWLTRGGSLTAHLATLGAVSVRVTREAVAVPWADEPAALAVVPRQACWVREVVLSVDGEPCVAAHSLTPLGASRGVWQAIRRLRTRPLAELLYSDARVSRSALVSRRVIAGHPLHLLAARALPAGEPLPHAFAARRSVFERHGAPLMVSECMLPALWRRVGGAGALELARESDSAA
- the htpG gene encoding molecular chaperone HtpG produces the protein MAHETMSFQAEVKQLLHLMIHSLYSNKEIFLRELVSNASDASDKLRFEALENGALYENDPNLRIRIGYDKAARTVTIDDNGIGMSRDEAIANLGTIARSGTKEFFSKLSGDQQRDAALIGQFGVGFYSGFIVADRITVETRRAGAPASEGVRWESAGEGDFTVDAIERAQRGTTITLHLREGEDELLSSYKLKSIIRKYSDHVGLPILMKAEEWDQEKGEMVEKDEDETVNQASALWTRSKQDITEEQYKQFYQHVAHDHQDPLAWTHNRVEGRSEYTQLLYVPAHAPFDMWNRDYRGGLKLYVKRVFIMDDAEQLLPQYLRFVKGVVDSADLPLNVSREILQESRDVRTIRDGVTKRTLSMLEELANAEDDAGKDKYKTFWTEFGQVLKEGIGEDNANRERVAKLLRFASTQGETAEQNVSLADYVSRMKPEQSKIYYVTADTWQAATHSPHLEVFRKKGVEVLLLTDRVDEWMLSYLNEFDGKPLASVARGDLDLGALDDEEKKAQEETGEAMKPVVEKIKETLGDKVKEVRVTFRLTDSPSCLVADDNDMSGYLQRMLKAAGQQAPAMQPILEINPEHPLIKQLQPEGADFADWCHLLLDQALLAEGGALEDPAAFVKRTNALLLSRAA